The genomic stretch CTACGGCCGACCGTACGAGGAGCTCCAGCACGACCCGCAATTCTGGGTGAATCGCGTCCATCCCGAGGACGTGCAGAACATCGTGCGTCCCGCGATGACGAAGCTCCTGAAGCTGCAGCCCGCGACGATCGAGGTGCGGTACGAGTCCTCGCGCGGCATCTGGCGGTGGCACCGGTCCCGCCTCACCTCGAGGCACGAGAAGGACGGCGTCATCATGATCGACGGGATCGAGACCGACGTGACGGACCGCATCCAGCTGGAGGAGCAGCTCCGCCACGCGCAGAAGATGGAGGCGGTCGGCCAGCTCGCGGGGGGCGTCGCCCACGACTTCAACAACATCCTGACCGCGATTCTCGGGTATGCCGATCTCCTCCTCGGCAGGACTCCCACCGGAGACCGGTCGCGCCCCGCGCTCGAGGAGATCCGCAAGGGGGGCGAGCGCGCGGCCGCGCTGACGCGCCAGCTCCTCACGTTCAGCCGGCGGGCCACCACGCAGCCGAGGATCGTGGACCTGAACGCGGCCGTGCGGGATCTGGAGGACATGGCGCAGCGCCTGGCGGGGGACAGCATCCAGCTCGTCCTGGAGCTGGACGACTCGATCGGATACGTGCGAATCGATCCGGTCCAGCTCGAGCAGGTGCTCGTCAACCTCGTGGTGAACGCGCGCGACGCGATCCAGGGTGCGGGGGAGATCCGGATCCGCACGGACCAGGTGCGGCTCCAGGAGTCCGACGTTGCCGGGGACTCGGAGCTGGCGCCGGGACCGTACGCGCGACTTCAGGTATCGGACACGGGAACGGGAATTCCGTTCGCCGTCCTGGAGCACATCTTCGAGCCCTTCTTCACCACCAAGGAGCCAGGGCGCGGCACGGGCCTGGGGCTCGCCACCGTGTACGGCATCGTGCGCCAGCACGGCGGGCGAATCCGCGCCATCAACGCGCCCGAAGGAGGCGCGCTTCTCGAGATCGTCTTCCCCGCGCTGAGCCGCGAAGGCCGCCGCCCCGAGGACGACCCGGACTTCGGAGCGCTACCCACCGGAACCGAGACGCTGCTCCTCGTCGAGGACGACCCGAGTCTCCTGACGCTCGCCCGCGCCGCCCTCGAAGATCTCGGATACCGGGTGCTCCCCGCCCCGCGCGCGATCGACGCGCTCTCGAGCTTGGAGCGGGAGAAAGGGCGGGTCGACCTCCTCGTCACGGACGTCGTGATGCCGGAGATGGGCGGGCGGGAGCTGGCGGACCGGGCGAGGAAGATCTGCCCGGGGCTGCCGAT from Candidatus Eisenbacteria bacterium encodes the following:
- a CDS encoding PAS domain S-box protein; translated protein: MQFWLLMLPALLGLGIVALLLARHRMLRREGSRVPDAGLGYIRSLMENSPEGMWRVDPRGVTTEVNRAMAEILGVPADQIVGRSFRDFLDAGNRDAAEGAFQKGLGGQPVRLETTFRRPDGGEVRMLVSTHPILDANGAFVEGFGIIRDITARHRVERERQHAISLLEAAFESTADGLLIVDLEGKIVRFNERFARMWEIPAEVLHARDDARALEFVLAQLAEPEQFLSKVRKLYATPEAESFDTLRFRDGRVFERYSLPQRIGKEIVGRVWSFRDVTERERAQEEIRQALEREATIARNLDTALFTLSVAPDGTFLRYEYVSRGAEALYGRPYEELQHDPQFWVNRVHPEDVQNIVRPAMTKLLKLQPATIEVRYESSRGIWRWHRSRLTSRHEKDGVIMIDGIETDVTDRIQLEEQLRHAQKMEAVGQLAGGVAHDFNNILTAILGYADLLLGRTPTGDRSRPALEEIRKGGERAAALTRQLLTFSRRATTQPRIVDLNAAVRDLEDMAQRLAGDSIQLVLELDDSIGYVRIDPVQLEQVLVNLVVNARDAIQGAGEIRIRTDQVRLQESDVAGDSELAPGPYARLQVSDTGTGIPFAVLEHIFEPFFTTKEPGRGTGLGLATVYGIVRQHGGRIRAINAPEGGALLEIVFPALSREGRRPEDDPDFGALPTGTETLLLVEDDPSLLTLARAALEDLGYRVLPAPRAIDALSSLEREKGRVDLLVTDVVMPEMGGRELADRARKICPGLPILFVSGYVRDPALLLDPGATVHFLEKPYTTLALARRIREALESHGRAGAPRGGAQPAAPATSRTGTRS